Proteins from one Bactrocera neohumeralis isolate Rockhampton chromosome 3, APGP_CSIRO_Bneo_wtdbg2-racon-allhic-juicebox.fasta_v2, whole genome shotgun sequence genomic window:
- the LOC126753253 gene encoding angiopoietin-related protein 1-like, with product MFRFVFIILAHCVLLFQIRFCVGKDNETSKICDCNCNCVVNIGSAIKYLKGRNTTELLELPEGRASTPTEHPILESSTSTPNEDQLLESSASVPPSCMEAAAINLKSGVYKIKIEKYNINDLEVFCEEDIDFGGWIVILRRKSETINFFRKWKDYKNGFGDITGDYWIGLENMHALTSSCEQELYVYIKRLSGKVYFAKYSEFRIGNESESYALKRLGKYSGNAGDSLAKHLGKKFSTCDRDNDDSERNCAKVHKGAWWFHKCYNSHLNGMYSRGKYGVNWNHLKKEEPLLYAQMMIRPTPNLWRQLTLSNDFKCI from the exons ATGTTTCGCTTCGTCTTCATTATATTGGCGCATTgtgttttactttttcaaatcAGATTTTGCGTCGGCAAGGATAATGAGACAAGTAAAATCTGCgattgcaattgcaattgcgTTGTGAACATAGGTTCCGCTATAAAATACCTGAAAGGGCGAAATACTACAGAACTTCTGGAGTTACCTGAGGGCAG gGCTTCAACACCAACCGAACACCCTATACTTGAGAGCAG CACTTCAACACCAAACGAAGATCAGTTACTTGAGAGCAG CGCATCAGTTCCGCCTAGTTGCATGGAAGCAGCAGCAATCAACTTGAAGAGTGGCGTTTATAAAATTAAGATAGAAAAGTATAATATCAACGACTTGGAGGTGTTTTGTGAAGAGGATATTGATTTTGGGGGATGGATAGTTATTCTACGCCGTAAAAGTgaaacaataaatttctttagaaaatgGAAAGACTATAAAAATGGATTTGGTGACATAACCGGAGACTATTGGATCGGTTTGGAAAATATGCATGCGCTCACTAGCAGCTGTGAACAGgagttgtatgtatatataaaacgaCTTTCCGGTAAGGTATactttgcaaaatattcagAGTTCCGTATTGGTAATGAGTCGGAGAGCTATGCTTTAAAGAGATTAGGTAAATATAGCGGCAATGCTGGCGATTCCTTAGCCAAGCATTTAGGAAAGAAATTTTCAACGTGTGATCGCGATAATGATGATTCTGAAAGGAATTGTGCAAAAGTGCATAAGGGTGCTTGGTGGTTTCACAAATGCTATAATAG TCACCTAAATGGAATGTACTCACGCGGTAAATATGGTGTGAACTGGAATCACTTAAAAAAAGAGGAGCCTCTATTATATGCGCAAATGATGATACGACCAACCCCAAATTTATGGAGACAGTTAACGTTaagcaatgattttaaatgTATCTAA